The proteins below come from a single Propionispora vibrioides genomic window:
- a CDS encoding EAL domain-containing protein — protein sequence MSLKTKVTLFMTILLVMSVGFVTAILCYQAYSTWEQYAFRLLVEKNRGTALSLEAWLSTRPALREAASVPVTGESDAPGEAGLQEKLMTIARQFDDELAQDMGDQVEPVIAAAPPQQLLLDTVGDVLYAGDVLSRQPLPPAALLHAIAGNGTGQGWVDWAGKSYKVFYQNLSADGWIFATLVPEELFLAHQRDMIAQSAAIAAVTLLISLMGSSLLLQRYSRPLAALTVVAEQVGAGNRQVSFPVCREREFRTLSVCLENMRNGFLHMFKESQAQTEEMHSLYQQVLASEKALHVQYEELRRKEAALRISEKRFKLAIEASQNALWELDLASGQFLVSPSHSKVFQMPEVSCSRQLRELVLAEDRARCDQAWQEYLSGITPDFSCEFRLKDGENGYLWVLSRARTVETDEFGVPRRVVGAIADISELKRRSEEERYQMTHDHLTGLYNRQGFLEAFQALTQDGLISGYLAVIDVDDFKLINDVQGYQAGDEVLKAFARQLKALQTGQPVAGRMSGDVFLLFLPEVNETGARNYLQRLTSCLLETPLGTMVVHASGGLVAYSGYGQDILALLQKADLAAHAAKKQGKQRFLLYEPAMQAETECRVRLKNGLRKALQKQEMYLVYQPVYRIADGHIRLASFEALARWHSDTLGLVSPAEFIPVAEESGFIIPLGEWAIREACRFIATAIRDTGRAVTVFVNISMRQLLGNGFVDKVCGILNEQDIPAGCLGMEITESVLATDFNACVGVLEQLKALGIKISLDDFGTGYSSLTYLRHLPIDVLKLDKSFIDVLGESEGGKGEVLAAGIIQIAQQMGYQVVAEGVERLEQLRSLIGRGCDYYQGFYLSKPLPVLEALELLPESVVKREADFFTTGSAIKVE from the coding sequence ATGAGCCTGAAAACAAAAGTTACTTTATTTATGACAATTCTTTTAGTGATGAGCGTAGGTTTTGTGACGGCAATTCTTTGCTATCAGGCCTATTCTACCTGGGAGCAATATGCTTTCCGGCTATTGGTGGAAAAAAACCGGGGAACGGCCTTGTCTTTGGAAGCTTGGCTTTCTACCCGGCCAGCCTTGCGGGAAGCCGCGTCCGTTCCGGTAACCGGTGAGAGTGATGCTCCCGGTGAGGCCGGCTTGCAAGAGAAGTTGATGACTATAGCCCGCCAATTTGACGATGAACTGGCACAGGATATGGGAGATCAGGTGGAACCGGTCATTGCGGCCGCTCCACCGCAACAGCTTCTGCTGGATACGGTCGGTGATGTTTTATATGCCGGCGATGTGCTGTCCCGGCAGCCACTTCCACCGGCTGCTCTGTTACACGCCATAGCCGGAAACGGGACGGGGCAAGGTTGGGTTGACTGGGCGGGAAAATCCTATAAGGTATTTTATCAAAATCTTTCCGCCGACGGCTGGATCTTTGCGACGCTTGTTCCGGAAGAACTTTTTCTTGCCCATCAGCGGGACATGATTGCCCAGTCGGCAGCCATCGCCGCGGTGACGCTGCTGATTTCCCTTATGGGCAGTAGCCTGCTGCTGCAACGTTATTCACGACCGTTAGCGGCGCTGACGGTTGTGGCAGAACAAGTCGGAGCAGGCAACCGGCAGGTTTCGTTTCCGGTTTGCCGGGAACGGGAATTTAGAACCTTGTCTGTCTGTTTGGAAAATATGCGGAACGGGTTTTTACATATGTTTAAGGAATCGCAGGCGCAGACCGAAGAAATGCACTCGCTATATCAGCAGGTGCTGGCTTCGGAAAAGGCGCTGCATGTTCAGTATGAGGAACTCAGGCGAAAGGAAGCGGCGCTGCGAATTAGCGAAAAGCGCTTTAAGCTGGCGATTGAAGCTTCGCAGAATGCTCTGTGGGAATTGGATTTGGCATCAGGCCAATTTTTGGTATCTCCTTCACACAGCAAGGTGTTTCAAATGCCGGAAGTGAGTTGTTCCCGGCAATTGCGGGAACTGGTGCTGGCCGAGGACCGGGCGCGCTGCGATCAGGCCTGGCAGGAATATCTTTCAGGCATTACGCCGGATTTTTCCTGTGAGTTTCGCCTCAAAGACGGTGAAAATGGATACCTCTGGGTGCTAAGTCGCGCCCGGACAGTGGAAACCGATGAATTCGGCGTACCGCGGCGCGTGGTTGGCGCCATCGCCGACATCAGTGAATTAAAGCGTCGCAGCGAAGAGGAACGATATCAGATGACTCACGATCATCTGACCGGGTTATATAACCGGCAAGGTTTTTTGGAGGCCTTTCAGGCGTTGACGCAGGACGGTCTGATAAGCGGCTATCTGGCTGTTATTGATGTGGATGATTTTAAATTGATAAACGATGTGCAGGGGTATCAAGCCGGTGATGAAGTGCTCAAGGCCTTTGCCCGGCAGTTGAAGGCCTTGCAGACCGGTCAACCCGTAGCCGGACGGATGAGCGGAGACGTGTTTCTGCTTTTTTTGCCGGAAGTCAATGAGACCGGTGCCCGGAACTATTTGCAAAGACTGACGAGCTGTTTACTGGAAACCCCGCTGGGAACCATGGTAGTGCATGCCAGCGGCGGGCTGGTGGCCTATTCTGGCTACGGACAGGATATTCTGGCGCTGCTGCAAAAGGCGGACTTAGCGGCTCATGCGGCAAAAAAGCAGGGAAAGCAACGGTTCCTGCTGTATGAACCGGCCATGCAGGCCGAGACCGAGTGCCGGGTAAGGCTAAAAAACGGCTTGCGGAAGGCACTGCAAAAACAGGAAATGTATCTGGTCTATCAGCCGGTGTACCGGATTGCCGACGGGCATATCCGCCTGGCCAGCTTTGAGGCGTTGGCCCGTTGGCACAGTGACACACTGGGACTGGTATCACCGGCCGAATTTATTCCGGTGGCAGAGGAAAGCGGCTTTATTATTCCCCTTGGCGAATGGGCGATCCGGGAAGCTTGCCGTTTTATTGCCACGGCGATCCGGGATACCGGCAGAGCGGTTACGGTATTTGTCAATATCTCCATGCGTCAGCTTTTGGGCAACGGATTCGTCGATAAGGTATGCGGCATTCTGAATGAGCAGGACATTCCCGCAGGCTGTCTGGGCATGGAAATTACCGAAAGCGTGCTGGCCACCGACTTTAATGCCTGCGTCGGGGTTCTGGAGCAATTAAAGGCGCTGGGAATTAAAATCTCACTCGATGATTTCGGCACAGGCTATTCTTCGCTTACCTATCTGCGTCATTTACCAATTGATGTGCTTAAACTGGACAAATCGTTTATTGATGTGCTGGGGGAGTCGGAGGGTGGCAAAGGTGAAGTGCTTGCGGCAGGAATTATCCAAATCGCACAGCAAATGGGCTATCAGGTGGTAGCGGAAGGCGTGGAGCGGCTGGAGCAGCTCCGCAGTTTAATCGGACGGGGCTGTGATTACTACCAGGGATTTTATTTAAGCAAGCCGTTGCCGGTGCTGGAAGCCCTTGAACTACTGCCGGAGTCTGTTGTAAAACGGGAGGCGGATTTTTTCACTACCGGATCGGCTATAAAAGTGGAATAA